The following proteins are co-located in the Streptomyces sp. DT2A-34 genome:
- a CDS encoding dihydrodipicolinate synthase family protein → MTDHRPWRGVLVATALPLDDDLRVDYDQYAEHCAWLVENGCDGVVPNGSLGEYQVLTPEERAKAVETAVAAIGGSRVMPGVAAYGSAESRRWAEQARDAGCESVMLLPPNAYRADERSVLLHYAEVAEVGIPVVAYNNPIDTKVDLVPELLAELHREGYIHAVKEFSGDVRRAYQLAELAPELDLLIGADDVLLELAIAGAKGWVAGYPNALPKACVELYHAAVGGDLGTAKKLYEQLHPLLRWDSKVEFVQAIKLSMDIVGRHGGRCRPPRVPLLPEQEAAIRAATEKAVAEGLAEPHSR, encoded by the coding sequence ATGACCGACCACCGCCCCTGGCGCGGCGTCCTCGTCGCCACCGCGCTCCCGCTCGACGACGACCTTCGCGTCGACTACGACCAGTACGCCGAGCACTGCGCCTGGCTCGTCGAGAACGGCTGTGACGGCGTCGTACCGAACGGCTCCCTCGGCGAGTACCAGGTCCTCACCCCCGAGGAGCGGGCGAAGGCCGTGGAGACCGCCGTCGCCGCGATCGGCGGCTCGCGGGTGATGCCCGGAGTGGCCGCCTACGGCTCGGCCGAGTCCCGCCGCTGGGCCGAGCAGGCGCGCGACGCGGGCTGCGAGTCCGTGATGCTGCTGCCACCCAACGCCTACCGCGCCGACGAGCGCTCGGTGCTGTTGCACTACGCGGAAGTCGCCGAGGTGGGCATCCCGGTCGTGGCGTACAACAACCCCATCGACACCAAGGTCGACCTCGTCCCCGAACTGCTCGCCGAGTTGCACCGCGAGGGGTACATCCACGCGGTGAAGGAGTTCTCCGGCGATGTCCGCCGCGCCTACCAGCTAGCCGAACTCGCCCCGGAACTCGACCTGTTGATCGGTGCCGACGACGTCCTGCTGGAGCTCGCGATCGCCGGCGCCAAGGGCTGGGTCGCCGGCTACCCGAACGCGCTGCCGAAGGCCTGCGTCGAGCTGTACCACGCGGCCGTCGGCGGCGACCTGGGCACCGCCAAGAAGCTCTACGAACAGCTGCACCCGCTGCTGCGCTGGGACTCCAAGGTCGAGTTCGTGCAGGCGATCAAGCTGTCCATGGACATCGTCGGCCGCCACGGGGGACGCTGTCGTCCACCACGGGTGCCCCTGCTGCCCGAGCAGGAGGCCGCGATCCGCGCCGCCACCGAGAAGGCCGTCGCCGAAGGGCTCGCCGAACCGCACTCGCGCTGA
- a CDS encoding GntR family transcriptional regulator gives MAAQRTGASSTAAAPALPTLGGKKSSYRERVADALRAALIAGELLPGEVYSAPALAARFGVSATPVREAMLDLVKEGLVDTVPNKGFRVTAVSEKQLDEYKHIRALIEIPTVVELARAADKVSLEALRPAAREIVQAAVSGDLIAYVEADTRFHLGLLALAGNAHLVEVVGDLRKRSRLYGLTALVEAGRLLASAEEHLELLDALIARDEQAVHEVMTRHLGHVRSLWAGGKGSAP, from the coding sequence ATGGCCGCCCAGCGCACCGGTGCCTCGTCCACCGCAGCCGCCCCGGCGCTGCCCACCCTGGGCGGCAAGAAGAGCAGCTACCGGGAGCGGGTCGCCGACGCCCTGCGGGCCGCGCTGATCGCCGGGGAGCTGCTCCCCGGCGAGGTGTACTCAGCGCCGGCGCTCGCCGCCCGCTTCGGCGTCTCGGCGACACCGGTGCGCGAGGCCATGCTGGACCTGGTCAAGGAGGGCCTGGTCGACACCGTCCCCAACAAGGGCTTCCGGGTCACCGCTGTCTCCGAGAAGCAGCTCGACGAGTACAAGCACATCCGCGCGCTCATCGAGATCCCCACGGTGGTGGAGCTGGCCAGGGCCGCCGACAAGGTCTCCCTGGAGGCGCTGCGCCCCGCCGCCCGGGAGATCGTCCAGGCGGCCGTCTCCGGCGACCTCATCGCGTACGTCGAGGCCGACACCCGCTTCCACCTCGGCCTGCTCGCCCTCGCCGGCAACGCCCACCTCGTCGAGGTCGTCGGCGACCTCCGCAAGCGCTCCCGCCTCTACGGCCTCACCGCACTCGTCGAGGCGGGCCGCCTGCTGGCCTCCGCCGAGGAGCACCTCGAACTCCTCGACGCGCTGATCGCCCGCGACGAGCAGGCCGTACACGAGGTCATGACCCGCCACCTCGGCCACGTCCGGAGCCTGTGGGCCGGGGGTAAGGGCAGCGCCCCGTAA
- a CDS encoding (2Fe-2S)-binding protein, which yields MRTPLELADAHPGPAFTVTLDGREIEALPGQTVAAALWAAGVTSWRSTRGEGRPRGVFCGIGVCFDCLVTVNDRPNQRACLVPLHPGDAIRTQQGTGHDG from the coding sequence ATGAGAACCCCTCTGGAGCTTGCCGACGCCCACCCGGGCCCGGCCTTCACGGTCACCCTGGACGGCCGCGAGATCGAGGCACTGCCCGGCCAGACGGTCGCCGCCGCGCTCTGGGCGGCCGGTGTCACCTCGTGGCGCAGCACTCGGGGCGAGGGCCGACCGCGCGGTGTCTTCTGCGGCATCGGCGTCTGCTTCGACTGTCTCGTGACCGTCAACGACCGCCCGAACCAGCGTGCTTGCCTGGTGCCATTGCACCCGGGCGATGCCATCCGGACGCAGCAGGGGACGGGGCACGATGGCTGA
- a CDS encoding helix-turn-helix transcriptional regulator: protein MTDGFEGSGATPTAVLPAVVARVTALADRLGVPHAEVFDTARLSVASGVPEPVVKALLSGRPAGEPDVQSRFLQRLDLLRRTRVKPNGRKYTQQEIADGAGMSRQQAGALINGDRRPTMEHCDAIQRFFRVHAGFLTAEDPEALASALQRTEQDLLQKLAEREAAQAAEDPLEKLLQDHGVRGIAWRAAQLPTDQHRDKVAEWLDMLLESVKRPES, encoded by the coding sequence GTGACGGATGGCTTCGAGGGTTCGGGCGCCACGCCGACGGCCGTACTGCCGGCCGTCGTCGCTCGTGTCACCGCGCTCGCCGACCGGCTCGGCGTGCCGCACGCGGAGGTCTTCGACACCGCCCGCCTGTCCGTCGCCTCCGGCGTCCCGGAGCCCGTGGTCAAGGCCCTGCTGAGCGGCCGCCCGGCGGGCGAGCCGGACGTACAGTCCCGGTTCCTGCAGCGACTGGACCTCCTGCGCCGCACCCGCGTCAAGCCGAACGGCCGCAAGTACACCCAGCAGGAGATCGCCGACGGCGCGGGCATGTCGCGACAGCAGGCGGGCGCTCTCATCAACGGCGACCGGCGCCCCACCATGGAGCACTGCGACGCCATCCAGCGCTTCTTCCGCGTGCACGCCGGATTCCTCACGGCCGAGGACCCCGAGGCGCTCGCGAGCGCCCTCCAGCGCACCGAGCAGGACCTGCTGCAGAAGCTCGCGGAGCGCGAGGCGGCCCAGGCCGCCGAGGATCCGCTGGAGAAGCTCCTGCAGGACCACGGCGTGCGCGGCATCGCCTGGCGGGCCGCCCAACTGCCCACCGACCAGCACCGCGACAAGGTCGCGGAGTGGCTGGACATGCTCTTGGAAAGCGTCAAGCGGCCCGAGTCGTGA
- a CDS encoding ABC transporter ATP-binding protein codes for MLDVRGLKKVYEGSGRRVEAVRDLTFTVDAGELVCLVGPSGCGKTTLLKCMGGLLAPTSGEVLLEGRKVSGPPPGMAFVFQEYGRSLFPWMRVGENVELPLKQKDLSKTRRRELVRDALESVGLADAAGAYPWQLSGGMQQRVAIARALAYEPRVLLMDEPFAAVDAQTRADLEDLVRGLWRERGITILFVTHDIDEAVYLGERVIVLSASPTVVRKQLKVDLPAERDQLHTRVDPRFAELRTHVYEQIQAAKRGPEPRGPKSSVQ; via the coding sequence ATGCTCGACGTACGCGGCCTGAAGAAGGTCTACGAGGGTTCCGGACGCCGTGTGGAGGCGGTGCGCGACCTCACCTTCACCGTCGACGCGGGCGAACTGGTCTGTCTCGTCGGCCCGTCGGGCTGCGGCAAGACGACGCTGCTGAAGTGCATGGGCGGTCTGCTCGCGCCGACCAGCGGTGAAGTCCTGCTGGAGGGGCGGAAGGTGAGCGGCCCGCCGCCCGGGATGGCGTTCGTCTTCCAGGAGTACGGGCGCAGCCTGTTCCCCTGGATGCGGGTCGGCGAGAACGTCGAACTGCCTTTGAAGCAGAAGGACTTGAGCAAGACGCGACGCCGCGAACTGGTCCGCGACGCGCTGGAGTCGGTGGGGCTGGCGGACGCTGCCGGGGCGTATCCGTGGCAGCTGTCGGGCGGCATGCAGCAGCGGGTCGCCATCGCCCGGGCGCTGGCGTACGAGCCCCGTGTACTGCTGATGGACGAGCCGTTCGCGGCCGTGGACGCGCAGACCCGGGCCGATCTGGAGGACCTGGTCCGGGGGCTGTGGCGGGAGCGTGGCATCACGATCCTGTTCGTCACCCATGACATCGACGAGGCGGTCTATCTCGGCGAACGGGTCATCGTGCTGTCCGCCTCCCCCACCGTCGTCCGGAAGCAGCTGAAGGTCGATCTGCCCGCGGAGCGCGACCAGTTGCACACGCGGGTGGATCCGCGCTTCGCCGAGCTTCGGACCCATGTGTACGAGCAGATCCAGGCGGCGAAGCGGGGTCCAGAGCCGCGGGGTCCCAAGAGCTCGGTCCAGTAG
- a CDS encoding toxin-antitoxin system, toxin component encodes MRRLCGELVAELTLPAPAAPEKLYGALCDAMSRRRGRPVHFRTAAFPPGTASGLWLDMAHQDLVVIEERTAPEHQLVILGHELWHMKAGHRSHSIEGATVAARLLSDDADLRSTVLKVAARSHFDQAEEKEAETFGLLLASKCRPWLAVSSVRGQRDHLAGRIEASLGYLGPQG; translated from the coding sequence ATGCGCCGCCTGTGCGGCGAGTTGGTCGCGGAGCTGACGCTTCCCGCGCCCGCGGCGCCCGAGAAGCTGTACGGCGCCCTGTGCGACGCGATGAGCAGACGCCGCGGCCGGCCCGTCCACTTCCGTACGGCCGCCTTCCCGCCCGGCACGGCAAGCGGGCTGTGGCTCGACATGGCCCACCAGGACCTCGTCGTGATCGAGGAACGCACCGCTCCCGAGCATCAGTTGGTGATCCTCGGCCACGAGCTGTGGCATATGAAGGCCGGCCACCGCAGCCACAGCATCGAGGGCGCCACCGTGGCGGCCCGGCTCCTCAGCGACGACGCCGACCTGCGATCGACGGTCCTGAAGGTCGCCGCCCGCAGCCACTTCGACCAGGCCGAGGAGAAGGAGGCCGAGACCTTCGGCCTGCTGCTGGCCAGCAAGTGCCGTCCGTGGCTGGCGGTTTCGTCGGTACGAGGGCAGCGGGACCACCTGGCGGGGCGGATCGAGGCGTCACTGGGTTACCTCGGGCCACAGGGCTGA
- a CDS encoding NAD(P)/FAD-dependent oxidoreductase yields the protein MADLVVIGAGPAGLAAALAAAAQGVTVAIVDSATEAGGQFYRRPASGLRAQRPGALHHQWRTWERLRDGLAGSDVQLLTDHHVWSVERESGGFTVHALLGPEQREPVAVHADAVLLATGGYERVLPFPGWTLPGVVTAGGAQAMLKGGLVVPGRRAVVAGTGPLLLPVATGLAAAGVEIAALVEAAGPKDLVRHGWALAGKLPEGAGYAARLLRHRVRILSRHTVVRAHGDERLTGVTVAALGTDGRVRPGTERHLPCDTLAVGHGMLPHTDLAETLGCRLDGLTVAVDDEQRTDVPGVWAAGESTGIGGAALALAEGHIAGRSVAARLKGTEPDPAQWAAAAKSRMKLRKSAAALDAAYPAPAHWSDQVTDDTLVCRCEEVTAGAVREAVDELGAGDVRTVKLLTRAGMGWCQGRVCGPAVAGLAGCELAPSRQPFARPVPLGVLARQHDIATRRGTS from the coding sequence ATGGCTGACCTCGTGGTGATCGGCGCGGGTCCCGCGGGTCTCGCCGCGGCACTGGCGGCCGCCGCACAGGGCGTGACGGTCGCGATCGTCGACTCGGCGACGGAAGCGGGCGGGCAGTTCTACCGCCGGCCCGCGTCCGGTCTCCGCGCACAGCGGCCGGGGGCCCTGCACCACCAGTGGCGGACCTGGGAACGGCTGAGGGACGGTCTGGCCGGGAGCGACGTCCAGTTGCTGACGGACCATCATGTCTGGTCCGTGGAACGGGAGTCCGGCGGTTTCACCGTGCACGCCCTGCTCGGCCCCGAGCAGCGGGAGCCGGTCGCCGTGCACGCCGACGCCGTACTCCTCGCCACCGGCGGCTACGAGCGCGTGCTGCCCTTCCCCGGCTGGACCCTTCCCGGTGTCGTCACCGCCGGTGGTGCGCAGGCGATGCTCAAGGGCGGGCTCGTGGTGCCGGGGCGCAGGGCGGTCGTCGCCGGGACCGGGCCGTTGCTGCTGCCCGTGGCGACCGGGCTCGCGGCGGCCGGCGTCGAGATCGCGGCGCTCGTCGAAGCGGCAGGCCCCAAGGACCTCGTCCGGCACGGCTGGGCCCTGGCCGGCAAGCTTCCCGAAGGCGCCGGATACGCGGCCCGCCTCCTGCGCCACCGCGTCCGCATCCTCTCCCGCCACACGGTCGTACGCGCCCACGGCGACGAGCGGCTCACCGGCGTCACCGTCGCCGCGCTCGGCACCGACGGGCGCGTCCGCCCCGGCACCGAGCGGCACTTGCCGTGCGACACCCTCGCCGTCGGACACGGGATGCTCCCGCACACCGACCTCGCCGAGACCCTCGGCTGCCGCCTGGACGGCCTCACGGTCGCCGTCGACGACGAGCAGCGCACGGACGTGCCCGGCGTATGGGCGGCCGGCGAGTCCACCGGCATCGGCGGCGCGGCCCTCGCCCTGGCGGAAGGGCACATCGCCGGACGTTCGGTCGCCGCGCGCCTGAAGGGCACCGAACCCGACCCCGCGCAGTGGGCGGCGGCCGCCAAGTCCCGTATGAAACTGCGGAAGTCGGCCGCCGCCCTCGACGCCGCGTACCCGGCGCCCGCGCACTGGAGCGACCAGGTCACCGACGACACCCTCGTCTGCCGTTGCGAGGAGGTCACCGCCGGGGCCGTCCGCGAGGCCGTGGACGAGCTCGGCGCGGGCGACGTGCGCACCGTGAAGCTGCTGACCCGGGCCGGAATGGGCTGGTGCCAGGGACGTGTGTGCGGGCCCGCGGTCGCCGGACTCGCCGGATGTGAACTCGCCCCGTCCCGGCAGCCGTTCGCGCGACCCGTACCGCTCGGTGTGCTCGCCCGGCAACACGACATCGCCACTCGGAGAGGAACCTCATGA
- a CDS encoding FAD-binding oxidoreductase has protein sequence MTERLTCDVVVVGAGMVGAACALYAARAGLDVILVDRGPVAGGTTGAGEGNILVSDKEPGPELDLALLSGRLWGELAQEFGAAVEYEAKGGVVVASSPAGLAALERFADGQRAAGVVAEPVAGDALYDLEPHLAPGLPGALHYPQDRQVMPALAAAHLTRASGARLRTGRTVTDVLRAPDGAVRGVRTDQGDIHAPAIVNAAGTWGGELAALAGVRLPVLPRRGFVLVTEPLPRLVRHKVYAADYVADVASDSAALQTSPVVEGTAAGPILIGASRERVGFDRTFSLPVVRALAAGATRLFPCLSDVHAMRAYLGFRPYLPDHLPAIGPDSRVPGLHHACGHEGAGIGLATGTGHLIAQALTATAPDLDLTPFRPDRFAAEEAV, from the coding sequence GTGACCGAGCGACTGACCTGCGACGTCGTGGTCGTCGGAGCCGGGATGGTGGGCGCGGCCTGCGCCCTGTACGCGGCTCGGGCGGGCCTCGATGTCATCCTCGTCGACCGCGGCCCCGTGGCCGGCGGCACGACCGGGGCCGGCGAGGGCAACATCCTCGTCTCCGACAAGGAACCGGGCCCGGAACTCGACCTCGCGCTGCTGTCCGGCCGCCTGTGGGGCGAACTGGCGCAGGAGTTCGGGGCGGCCGTCGAGTACGAGGCGAAGGGCGGTGTCGTCGTGGCCTCGTCCCCGGCCGGGCTCGCGGCGCTGGAGCGGTTCGCCGACGGGCAGCGCGCCGCGGGGGTCGTCGCGGAACCGGTCGCGGGTGACGCGCTGTACGACCTCGAACCCCACCTCGCCCCCGGCCTGCCCGGTGCCCTCCACTACCCCCAGGACCGCCAGGTCATGCCCGCCCTGGCCGCCGCCCACCTCACCCGCGCCTCGGGCGCCCGCCTGCGCACCGGCCGGACGGTGACGGATGTCCTGCGCGCGCCGGACGGTGCGGTGCGCGGGGTCCGTACGGACCAGGGCGACATCCACGCCCCGGCGATCGTCAACGCGGCCGGCACCTGGGGCGGAGAGCTCGCCGCGCTGGCCGGTGTCCGCCTCCCCGTCCTTCCGCGGCGCGGCTTCGTCCTCGTCACCGAGCCGCTGCCGCGCCTGGTCCGCCACAAGGTGTACGCCGCCGACTATGTGGCCGACGTGGCCAGCGACTCGGCGGCGTTGCAGACCTCACCGGTCGTCGAGGGCACTGCGGCGGGGCCGATCCTGATCGGGGCGAGCCGCGAGCGGGTCGGCTTCGACCGGACCTTCTCCCTGCCCGTCGTACGGGCGCTCGCGGCGGGCGCCACCCGGCTGTTCCCGTGCCTGTCGGACGTGCATGCGATGCGCGCCTACCTGGGCTTCCGCCCGTATCTGCCGGACCACCTCCCCGCCATCGGCCCCGACTCCCGCGTCCCCGGGCTCCACCACGCCTGCGGTCACGAGGGCGCCGGCATCGGACTCGCCACCGGCACGGGTCACTTGATCGCACAGGCACTGACCGCGACGGCCCCCGATCTGGACCTGACGCCGTTCCGCCCCGACCGCTTCGCCGCCGAGGAGGCCGTATGA
- a CDS encoding ABC transporter permease: MGRLLTRVFFVVALPVVLVAVWWAATDGSKDPFWPPLRTILDTFPDVWTADRLRTDVVPSLLRLLGGYATAAVVGVALGTVIGSYRGVRAVCEPVLEFLRAVPPPVLVPVIMLFAGIGDTMKIVVIASGCVWPILLNTVEGVRAVDSVMLETARSYGVTGMARLRHLVLRSASPQIFAGLRQALSIGIILMVISEMFAADNGIGFTVVQFQRSFAIPDMWTGILVLGLLGFLLSVVFQLVERRVLGWYHGLRATTRRS, translated from the coding sequence ATCGGGCGCTTGCTGACGCGCGTGTTCTTCGTCGTCGCGCTGCCCGTGGTGCTGGTCGCCGTGTGGTGGGCGGCGACGGACGGGAGCAAGGATCCCTTCTGGCCGCCGCTGCGGACGATCCTCGACACCTTCCCGGACGTGTGGACGGCCGACCGGCTGCGCACGGATGTCGTGCCGAGCCTTCTGCGACTCCTGGGCGGCTATGCGACGGCCGCCGTGGTCGGCGTGGCGCTCGGCACGGTCATCGGCTCCTACCGCGGGGTGCGCGCGGTGTGCGAGCCGGTCCTGGAGTTCCTGCGGGCCGTGCCGCCGCCCGTGCTGGTCCCGGTCATCATGCTGTTCGCGGGCATCGGCGACACCATGAAGATCGTCGTGATCGCGAGCGGCTGCGTCTGGCCCATCCTGCTCAACACCGTGGAGGGCGTGCGCGCGGTCGACTCGGTGATGCTGGAGACGGCCCGCTCCTACGGCGTCACGGGGATGGCCCGCCTGCGCCATCTGGTGCTGCGCTCGGCGAGCCCGCAGATCTTCGCCGGGCTGCGCCAGGCGCTGTCCATCGGCATCATCCTCATGGTCATCAGCGAGATGTTCGCCGCCGACAACGGCATCGGCTTCACCGTCGTCCAGTTCCAGCGCAGCTTCGCGATCCCCGACATGTGGACCGGGATCCTCGTCCTCGGTCTGCTCGGCTTCCTGCTCTCCGTCGTCTTCCAACTGGTCGAGCGCCGGGTGCTCGGCTGGTACCACGGTCTGCGCGCGACCACCCGGCGGTCCTGA
- a CDS encoding 4'-phosphopantetheinyl transferase: protein MIEELLPDTVVTVEAYGDEEPPNTALYPEEEAVVAKAVGKRRREFAVVRSCARRAMEKLGVPPQPILPGDRGAPGWPAGLAGSMTHCDGYGAAALVRAADLASLGIDAEPHQTLPEGVLAAVALPAEADRLRRLTGDDPGIHWDRLLFSAKESVYKAWFPLTGKWLDFTEADIDVFADPGDRHSGGFRARLLVPGPVVGDRRIDLFEGRWTVQRGLVATAVSVPHT from the coding sequence TTGATCGAGGAACTGCTGCCGGACACGGTCGTCACCGTCGAGGCGTACGGCGACGAGGAGCCCCCGAACACGGCCCTGTACCCCGAGGAGGAGGCGGTCGTCGCCAAGGCGGTCGGCAAGCGCCGCCGGGAGTTCGCCGTCGTACGCTCCTGTGCGCGCCGCGCCATGGAGAAGCTCGGCGTGCCGCCGCAGCCGATCCTGCCCGGTGACCGCGGCGCCCCGGGCTGGCCGGCCGGGCTGGCCGGCAGCATGACCCACTGCGACGGCTACGGCGCCGCCGCGCTGGTCCGCGCCGCCGACCTGGCCTCCCTCGGCATCGACGCCGAGCCCCACCAGACGCTCCCGGAGGGCGTCCTTGCGGCCGTAGCCCTGCCCGCCGAGGCGGACCGGCTGCGCCGCCTGACCGGTGACGACCCCGGCATCCACTGGGACCGGCTCCTGTTCAGCGCCAAGGAGTCCGTCTACAAGGCATGGTTCCCCCTCACCGGGAAGTGGCTGGACTTCACCGAGGCCGACATCGACGTCTTCGCCGACCCCGGCGACCGGCACAGCGGCGGCTTCCGGGCCCGGCTCCTGGTGCCGGGCCCGGTGGTGGGCGACCGCCGGATCGACCTCTTCGAGGGCCGGTGGACGGTCCAACGGGGGCTGGTGGCGACCGCGGTGAGCGTGCCGCACACCTGA
- a CDS encoding proline racemase family protein, whose protein sequence is MRSKLVLHAVDSHTEGMPTRVVTGGIGTIPGATMNERRLYFREHRDHIKQLLMNEPRGHSAMSGAILQPPTRPDCDWGVIYIEVSGYLPMCGHGTIGVATVLVETGMVEVVEPVTTIRLDTPAGLVVAEVAVEDGAATAVTLQNVPSFSVALDRKISLADGRTVTYDMAYGGNFYAILPLDQFGLPFDRSRKDDILEAGLSLMAAINAEEEPVHPEDPSIRGCHHVHLIAPGATARHSRHAMAIHPGWFDRSPCGTGTSARMAQLHARGELPLHTEFVNESFIGTRFTGRLLGTTEVAGRPAVLPSFTGRAWITGTAQYLLDPSDPFPAGFVL, encoded by the coding sequence GTGCGCAGCAAACTCGTCCTGCACGCCGTCGACTCGCACACCGAGGGCATGCCCACCCGCGTCGTCACCGGCGGCATCGGCACGATCCCGGGCGCGACCATGAACGAGCGGCGGCTGTACTTCCGAGAGCACCGCGACCACATCAAGCAGCTCCTGATGAACGAGCCGCGCGGCCACTCGGCGATGAGCGGCGCGATCCTCCAGCCGCCCACCCGCCCCGACTGCGACTGGGGCGTGATCTACATCGAGGTCTCCGGCTATCTGCCGATGTGCGGGCACGGCACGATCGGCGTGGCGACCGTGCTGGTCGAGACCGGCATGGTCGAGGTCGTCGAGCCGGTCACCACGATCCGGCTCGACACCCCCGCGGGCCTGGTCGTCGCCGAGGTCGCGGTGGAGGACGGGGCCGCGACGGCGGTCACTCTCCAGAACGTGCCGTCCTTCTCCGTCGCCCTCGATCGCAAGATCTCACTGGCCGACGGGCGCACGGTGACATACGACATGGCATACGGCGGCAACTTCTACGCCATCCTGCCGCTGGACCAGTTCGGGCTGCCCTTCGACCGTTCCCGCAAGGACGACATCCTCGAGGCGGGACTCTCCCTCATGGCGGCGATCAACGCCGAGGAGGAGCCCGTGCACCCCGAGGACCCGTCCATCCGCGGCTGCCACCACGTCCACCTGATCGCCCCCGGCGCCACCGCCCGCCACTCCCGGCACGCCATGGCGATCCACCCCGGCTGGTTCGACCGCTCGCCCTGCGGCACCGGCACCAGCGCGCGGATGGCGCAGTTGCACGCCCGCGGTGAACTGCCCCTGCACACCGAGTTCGTGAACGAGTCCTTCATCGGCACGCGGTTCACCGGCCGCCTCCTCGGCACCACCGAGGTCGCGGGACGGCCGGCCGTCCTGCCCAGCTTCACCGGCCGCGCGTGGATCACCGGCACCGCGCAGTACCTGCTCGATCCGTCGGACCCGTTCCCGGCCGGGTTCGTGCTCTGA